A window of Clostridium novyi genomic DNA:
AAATCAGCCAATATATAATCGTATAAAAATAGATAGATTTACAGGAGGGACTTTTCAAGGAAGCTTATTTAAAGATCAAGTCATAATTTTTAATGAAAATACTAAAGAGTTAGAGTTTAAGATTTCAATATCAAATAGGTTAAAAAATGTAGAAGCATTAAAAAATAATAGATTATTTGAAAAGGCGATTGCATTAATAATCCTTACATTTAGAGATATGGGATTTGGATATGTTACAGTAGGTAGCGGAAATAATGTTGGGTTTGGTAGACTTCAAGGAAATTCAATACTAATAGATGAAAATGAACATAAATATGAAGCTAAGTTCCAAAATGATAAATTAGTTGGAGATATAGAAAAATTTGAAAAGTATATAAAAATACTAAATGAATAGAAGGTGATTTTTTGAATTATATAAATAAGAATGAAGTTATTAAACTAATAGATAATAATGAGTATAAATATTTATGGGTTAATACCTATAGTGATATATATTTAAAAGATATTCATAATGAAAAAGTAAATTTTTTTAATGATGATTTAGATAATTTAATAGAAGCTAAACTTTTTAATAATGAGAAAGAATTATCAATAATGCCAGGAAATAAAGAAGGGATGTTTTCGGTAGTTAAATTTAATCCAGATGAATATGAAGATTTTATAGAAGAAAAACAGGTTTTAAATAAATATAAATTAAAACATGAGATAAATAAACTTATAATAAGACATTATTTAAAATATGATGAAGATGGACAGGCTTATGTAGCTTATACAAAACTTTGTAGGGTAGAGGGGGAGAAATAATATGGGTAAAGATAAAAATAATAAAGATTTTAAATATGCATCAGCGCCATATAATTTTATTCCTTTTCCAGAGAAAATTGTGTATAGACATAAATTTGAGGATGCTATTTTAAATCATGAGCAGTTATATAAAAAACTAGAAACAAAAACTGGATATATAGATTATTCTATAGAGGTAAAAACCCCTCTTTTTATAGGTAATGGAGAGGGTGAATTTTTTAAAGTTGATGGTGAAGAAGTAATTCCAGGAAGTACAGTAAGGGGGAAAATAAGAAGTAATTGTGAAATTCTAGCTAGTTCTTATCCGGAGTTTGTTGAAGATAAGAAGTTATGGTATAGAGGGGCGTTTTCAAAAGATGTACTTAATAAAATGTATAAAGAAGAAATTTTGTCAGGAGAGAATGGTAAAATTAATGAAAAAGTTAAAGCGGGATATTTAATAAGACAAGGAAGTAAATGGTTTATAACTCCTGCACAAACACATAATGATAAATATTTTAAAGAAATTCATGAAAGTAAGTTAAGAGATGTATATCATGTTATAGATAAGAATATTAACAAGTCTATTTTTATGTATAAAAGATATGACTCGGAAGATAAAAGTCTTTTATGGAATAAGTTCTCTGAAATGAAAAAAGAAAAGAAAAGTATAAACAAAGAAATTAATAAGCTAAAAATACAGTTACAGGAAAAATACAATAAAAGTGATGATGAAATAAAAGAATTAAAAAAGGAAATAAAAACATTAGAAAGTAAAAAAATATACATTAAAAAAGATATGGAAAGATTACTAAAAAATAATGAAGTTAGAACATTTAAGCCTTATTATTATAGAGCTTTATATGATAATGATACATTAAAAATAAAAAAGGTTATGGAATCAGTACAAGATAAGGAATATGGTTTTTTAATGAATTCAGCTAGGTTAAATTCCAAACAAAATCACTATTTAATATTTAAAAAAGATATCACAAAAAACAAAATAGAAATAACTAAAGAATTAATAAGTCAATATAAAACTAGTGTAAAGTGTAAACAAAGTAAACCAGTTGAAAAATTTGAATTAGATGAAGAAAAAGATTTTTATGAAAATAAGGAAAAGCCTATATTTTATTTAAGTGATGAAGAGGGTAATATAACATCATTCGGGTTTACACCATATTTAAAAATATCTTATAAAAAAGGTGTTCAAGATGGAATCAAAACGAAACAGGAAAACATTAAAGAAACTAACAAAGGGAGAATAGATTATGTAAAAGGTATTTTTGGCTTTGAGAATGTGAAAATTAATAATAATTTAGTTTCATATAAAGGAAGAGTAAGTTTTACAAATGCTAGATGTAAAGTATGTAGCAATATACAAAAACCTATATTAAAACATCTTATGAATCCTAAAATAAGTTCTTTTCAATTATATTTAAAACAAGATGTTAATGATCTTAAGATTTTAAAAACATATAGTAGTAAAAATTTTGAACTTAGAGGTCAAAAGATTTATTGGCTAAGAAATGAAAGTGATAGTTCAGATGATTATAAAAGTGATAAAGCTATTTATGAGAAAGAAAATAAAAAAACACCTGATGAAAAGCAATATGCAAAATTAAGTCCTATAGATAAAGGAACTGTATTTAATGGGAGAATTTATTTTGAAAATCTAGATGAAGATGAATTAGGATTGTTATTAATGGCGATAAAACCATTTAAAGATGCTAAAGAAAATTTAGGGCAAGGAAAGCCTTATGGATTTGGAAAAGTAGAATTCAAAATTGAAAATTTAAAAGAAGTAGATAATGAAAATAGATTTAAAGGACTAAATTTGCAATTTTTAAATAGTAAAGATTTAGATTATAAAATACAAAAATATATTAATAAATTTATAGATATAATGAATTCTGAATATCATATGGACTTTAGTAAAGATGACAGAATAAGGGCATTTAAATCTAGCAAGTTAGAAGAAAAAAGTATAAGTTATTCAGAGTTTAATTATATGGATATAAAAGAATTTAAAGATAGAAAAATATTAAAAGATATGAATTCTTATATAGATTATGAATTTATTTCCGCAGAAAAATATGTTGCTGCTGGAAAAGATGATGAGTTTGATAAAAAAACAATGGCAAAACGATTGGGTGGAAAGTTTAGAGTAACAAATAGGAGAAGATAAAATTACAATTTATAAAGGAGTTAATAATAAGTATTATGGATATATGTGATGAAAACTATTATAAACAAATAATTAATATAATTGAGAAACATAAAAAAGACAATTCAGCAGAAGCAACTATAAAAGGATTTTTATATCAATTTTTGGTTACGTTGGATAAGTGGATTGAAATGTATAGGCAAAAAAAATTCTTTGAAATTTATCCAGAGGACTGTGATGATATTAAAATAAAATCAGAGAATAAAATTCAATATATTCAAGTAAAAGCATATGATAGTATAAACTTTACTTTAAACCACGATAGATTTATAAAGAGCGTAGAAAATTTTTGGGAATTATATATTTATAATAATATGAAACCTAATATACAGTTTATTTTTCATACAAATTCTAAGCCAGGAAATAAAGCGTATTTAATGAAAAGATGGATTGAAGGGAACTTAACTAATTCAGAAAAAGAAGAAATTTATTTAAATATAAAGGAAAAATTAAATAAGACTATAGAGCAAAAGTTTAAAGAGGACAAATATAAAAAGACAATAAAAGAAAATATAAAAAATGAATCGCTTAGGTTTATAGATTCAATAAAATTAGTTTTTGAAGAAACAACGGTTGATAATAGTAAAGAACGGTTAGAGCATAATATTTTAAATAATATAAAATTGATAAATGGTTGTTATAAGTGTAAAAATATATTTTATAGATTATTAATAGAAGTTATAGAAAAGTCTATTAAGAAAAATTGTAAGGATAAGAAACTAGATAATGAATTGCTAAGTAGTATTTTACATGATTCGGAGGAAAATATTATTATGAAGATTGAAGAAAAGTTAGATGATATGAAAAACGATATAAATACTATGAGTAATAAGCATAGTGCTGAGCATAAGGAAATTAAGGAAGAAATAAAGAAAATTGCAAATAAGGAAACTCATTATATAGAAGAAGATACGTTAAATGTAATTGTAAGTAGTAGACATCAGCTTGGACAAAAAGCATACACATTAGATTTAACAGAGTTCTTTAAATATGGTGAAGGTTATAGTTGTTATAAATACATTAAAAGTTATAATATATGGAACAATGAGTTGTTAAAAAAAATAAATGTTTTTTTTAATAATTTAATAAAAGAACAAAATAATCAAAAACATTCAATATTATTAGATGGTATACATTATAGCATAGCATTTTATATAGGATATAAATATGGAAAAGCTTTGAGGAATCCGTATTTAAAAAGAGAAAATGAAGTATATAAATTCAAATCTATTAATACAGATAATAATTATAAAATATATGACAATAAAACATTGTTGAAAGATACAAAAGATGTGGTTGTAATTATAAATACCTCAAGAGATTCAGAAAGTATAAAAGATGAAGTGAAAGATTTTATAAATAAAAGTAATATAAATAGATTTAGTATTATAAATTTGACACTTGGAGAAAGGAATGATAATGGGTCTGTAGATAAAAATAATTTTTATTATATAGCTTCTCAAATGGCTAAATTAATACAAAAATATGTTAATAAAGATCAAACAATACACTTATTTAGTATAACTACTGTTGAAGAGATTTTTGCTATAGGTAGATTATTATTTGATATGAAAAATATTATTTTGTATGAACATGTAGGAGAAGAAAAAATATATATGCCTACAATAAGACTTTAAATAACATATTAGTGTGAGGTAAAATCATGGACTTTTACGAATTAAGAATAACATTAAACTTAAAAAAAGATATTCATTGTGATTATATAACTGAAAGATTATCTGTACTATTCAATAAAGCTATGATTTATAGTGAATATTTAAAATCAATACATAAGGTAAATATGTACAAGTTATATACCTTTGAGGGACTGTCTCCATTTGAAAAGGACAAAGTTTATAAACGTGGACGATACTATATGACAAGATTTAGATGTATAGATAAATTTGTGGCGGAGGAATTTAAGAAGTGTTTAAAACAGACAAAAACAAATGAGTTTGATATACTTGCAGTAGATATAGATATAGTAACTCCTAAATATATAAAAATATTATTCAATGTTACACCTGCTATAGCTATCATAAATAATGAGCCTTGGACTGATAAAATGAATATAGATTTATTAAAAAAGAGTATCAATGAGAATTTAATAAAGAAGATAAAATTTATTCAGGATATAGACGAAACTTTAGAGCTTGATATGATAAAATGTATAAAATTAAAAAATAGAATGCCTATAGGGTGTAAATATAAACATATTAAATTATTAGGAAATAAATTTGAAATAGAAATTAAAGATGATGATATATCGCAATTTATGGCAAATATAGCTTTAGCAGTAGGGATTTTAGAAAAAAATTCTCTTGGTTATGGTTATTGTTTATATAAAAGTAAGTAAATTATTTTCCCAACCGATTAAAAAATTTAAACTAGTCATAATCCTTGATTTTACTGTTTTTGAGTGGAATTTAAGTTTAGAGAATTAAATTATTAAGAACGGTTGGGAAAAAACTAACGAAAGTATTTATTTTTAATAATTTTAGGGGTATAATAAAAATAAGAAATGGTTATTTTCCTATGGTTGAAGTTGAACATTAACATAAGATGTATTCTTCACCCTTACCCCCAGCATAAGCAATATTTTGTTGAAGTTGAACATTAACATAAGATGTATTGAAGATGAATTTATAGTTTACAGGTATGATAGAAAAGTTGAAGTTGAACATTAACATAAGATGTATTCCTCACACTGTTATAACTTTGTATAACTTATTTATGTTGAAGTTGAACATTAACATAAGATGTATTTTTTACTTGATACAGGATACATCGTATAATCCGGGTTGAAGTTGAACATTAACATAAGATGTATGTTGAAACCTAAAAATTATGAAGCTCCAGTTAAAAGTTGAAGTTGAACATTAACATAAGATGTATTATAATTGAGCTTCCTTGTTTATAGTTTTTTCCATGGTTGAAGTTGAACATTAACATAAGATGTATTTAAATCTTTTAAAAATTTTGGTATCTGTTTGCTCTGCTGGCGTTGAACATTAACATAAGATGTATTTAAATAGATGGAGTAACAATAGTTTCTTTTCCTACAAAATAGTTGAACATTAACATAAGATGTATTTAAATTATATTATTCCTCCTTTAATTAAAGAAAATATTCAGTTGAACATTAACATAAGATGTATTTAAATCTATCTTTATCTATCTCTTTCTCTTTCTCTAACTCTGTTGAACATTAACATAAGATGTATTTAAATGTATCTGTTATCTTTTTTCTTATATTAATTTTAGTTGAACATTAACATAAGATGTATTTAAATTTTTGGTTACCTCCACTATTTTCTTTATATCTAATGTTGAACATTAACATAAGATGTATTTAAATAAACTTAAACAAAATGATTGAATGTGAAGAAGAAATGTTGAACATTAACATAAGATGTATTTAAATTTTATACGAGATCTTGTATATGGAATTTTGTAACTTGTTGAACATTAACATAAGATGTATTTAAATGTAAAACTTTTTACCAACATCAAATATCCACTTTCAGTTGAACATTAACATAAGATGTATTTAAATATTTCATATGTTTCCCCATAATCAGCTAAGACTTTGTTGAACATTAACATAAGATGTATTTAAATCTAAAGTATATATTAACATCTCTATCGTTAAAATTGTTGAACATTAACATAAGATGTATTTAAATAATCTTTTGAATTATTGAATATAAACCCTAGATCATCGTTGAACATTAACATAAGATGTATTTAAATCAGCCACACGATAATAACTTTTTAAATCTAAGTCCGTTGAACATTAACATAAGATGTATTTAAATTCGGCAGTAATGCTAGAGAAATAATTCTACTAACTGGTTGAACATTAACATAAGATGTATTTAAATCAAAATGACAGTCTTATAGCATTATTTATTGGAATTATGTTGAACATTAACATAAGATGTATTTAAATAATTAACTATTAGACAAATTAAATTCGTAAACAAGTTGAACATTAACATAAGATGTATTTAAATTTCCTGCTGTTGTTGTAGTTTGCTGGCATCTTGCGTTGAACATTAACATAAGATGTATTTAAATAACTTTTATTAAGTAAATTACATGTTACACTTTACGTTGAACATTAACATAAGATGTATTTAAATTTTAATAGAAGGAGTGATTAAATGAGGTTATACAGTTGAACATTAACATAAGATGTATTTAAATATTTCCTCTAATGCGTTTTTAAATGTAGAATTTATGTTGAACATTAACATAAGATGTATTTAAATGTGTTAAAAACAATTTTATCTTCATCTATTACAAGTTGAACATTAACATAAGATGTATTTAAATCACTTTGAATATGAGCAAGGTTCTCATGATGCTGTTGGTTGAACATTAACATAAGATGTATTTAAATTTCACTTTCACAAATTTCACCTCTGTTCATATTTCTGTTGAACATTAACATAAGATGTATTTAAATCCGGTTCCAGATTTAAAATCAATTGAACCTAGTTTAAGTTGAA
This region includes:
- a CDS encoding TIGR03986 family CRISPR-associated RAMP protein, with amino-acid sequence MGKDKNNKDFKYASAPYNFIPFPEKIVYRHKFEDAILNHEQLYKKLETKTGYIDYSIEVKTPLFIGNGEGEFFKVDGEEVIPGSTVRGKIRSNCEILASSYPEFVEDKKLWYRGAFSKDVLNKMYKEEILSGENGKINEKVKAGYLIRQGSKWFITPAQTHNDKYFKEIHESKLRDVYHVIDKNINKSIFMYKRYDSEDKSLLWNKFSEMKKEKKSINKEINKLKIQLQEKYNKSDDEIKELKKEIKTLESKKIYIKKDMERLLKNNEVRTFKPYYYRALYDNDTLKIKKVMESVQDKEYGFLMNSARLNSKQNHYLIFKKDITKNKIEITKELISQYKTSVKCKQSKPVEKFELDEEKDFYENKEKPIFYLSDEEGNITSFGFTPYLKISYKKGVQDGIKTKQENIKETNKGRIDYVKGIFGFENVKINNNLVSYKGRVSFTNARCKVCSNIQKPILKHLMNPKISSFQLYLKQDVNDLKILKTYSSKNFELRGQKIYWLRNESDSSDDYKSDKAIYEKENKKTPDEKQYAKLSPIDKGTVFNGRIYFENLDEDELGLLLMAIKPFKDAKENLGQGKPYGFGKVEFKIENLKEVDNENRFKGLNLQFLNSKDLDYKIQKYINKFIDIMNSEYHMDFSKDDRIRAFKSSKLEEKSISYSEFNYMDIKEFKDRKILKDMNSYIDYEFISAEKYVAAGKDDEFDKKTMAKRLGGKFRVTNRRR
- a CDS encoding dsDNA nuclease domain-containing protein, with translation MDICDENYYKQIINIIEKHKKDNSAEATIKGFLYQFLVTLDKWIEMYRQKKFFEIYPEDCDDIKIKSENKIQYIQVKAYDSINFTLNHDRFIKSVENFWELYIYNNMKPNIQFIFHTNSKPGNKAYLMKRWIEGNLTNSEKEEIYLNIKEKLNKTIEQKFKEDKYKKTIKENIKNESLRFIDSIKLVFEETTVDNSKERLEHNILNNIKLINGCYKCKNIFYRLLIEVIEKSIKKNCKDKKLDNELLSSILHDSEENIIMKIEEKLDDMKNDINTMSNKHSAEHKEIKEEIKKIANKETHYIEEDTLNVIVSSRHQLGQKAYTLDLTEFFKYGEGYSCYKYIKSYNIWNNELLKKINVFFNNLIKEQNNQKHSILLDGIHYSIAFYIGYKYGKALRNPYLKRENEVYKFKSINTDNNYKIYDNKTLLKDTKDVVVIINTSRDSESIKDEVKDFINKSNINRFSIINLTLGERNDNGSVDKNNFYYIASQMAKLIQKYVNKDQTIHLFSITTVEEIFAIGRLLFDMKNIILYEHVGEEKIYMPTIRL